One window of the Granulicella arctica genome contains the following:
- a CDS encoding ATP-binding protein, giving the protein MTKAIKRATALRQENPTGSFIVYLATNRNLPLDLEAGARTMGQLAGVEVRFLEQSRLRDFLDMNPVGQWLRQEHLGIDADQISLPLLQKLSDANVVGYANDVAMFDYFAPTETKSNALVLQRLQNPSAYMHLLVGSSGVGKSVTALGVLRSHVAKGGIGLWLSSEAVEHSLSLSDAIRIVLSALHPKIGSDAGTATIALGAEHGPILLVVDDINRSNAPMRAIKKLLSWLRPDSSQTTGVRLMGRVKVLCPLWDSYWSSISSDAEMSSWIDVLHLTRFTRPETLVLLRTAQRVFSDIEINRYADALEDDPILVGLFVRMLRVSSSSQPMELCFDAIGTFIRSSMRDLASVRGESDESYITAIEELARQMVIRRSFHPSWAELQNWFAASALNLQRLDSVAAQGHICRIRETGTLRVLEFRHDRLLEFCIANALKAILHGSSTDWTLACDPYYVPYLGRCLARSEFGNDVLTRVAKESPAALVASLRFVTRPLNGYGRQLVERAGTWLSEARRSSAPMRHAVQLLREAETPFTLEVTESRKNDPLLWDARLRCGDARAGALTLARDFAPSSINHWFEQLLKEADEQHRDELVAGIVEILQNELNVGLLNGALTLAGYLGLAALKPAIASLWRRASEDAKKRILMPILWAALRCAGDQPSTLLAPILETILLLDDSTENPSRLSEQARFLTDVGFAGRHGYCIPVLQYLTEIGKEERFERAIVAILDHVDHPVAIRFLTTRLAWWRERARGLSHYATTWKENWESKHGGNPISPESLDEFQLIWTDLKESEWLRTYAFACWIELAPEIEFLKEVPDLCPVDRSSLFSRARAGDRTATKEYLAYLERDWHFLFVMPEIWSSELMPVASEWLLKLDDMSDTDDGEMEHALARIIRDIPVADGEILLVKHWDQVGRRKAFVQAALHVSTDQMRRLAQSSIEGWRDDDDPFEHIDRYFFTGAYKIRPDDRLSLRQLEGLAPYVTRLSSQTLGELIDFCGKRGYFAFMRTSLLQEARSRLSLPGLSDQEGAWLRRSMRDWAPTSQEIAEELDRIGANEELHKGFQIEIMLERFLKADQPIELLFNSLEAWLTTSPDATRFAISSTLVRSWGKRNHLAILENCSFAQNSAGEEMLGDSRYDVFKRSLE; this is encoded by the coding sequence TTGACCAAAGCGATTAAGCGGGCAACAGCGCTGCGTCAGGAAAATCCAACCGGCTCCTTTATTGTCTATCTGGCTACGAATCGGAATCTGCCTTTGGATTTGGAGGCGGGCGCTCGCACGATGGGCCAGTTGGCGGGAGTGGAAGTTCGCTTTCTTGAGCAAAGCAGACTCCGGGACTTCTTAGACATGAATCCCGTTGGGCAGTGGCTGAGACAGGAACATCTTGGTATCGATGCGGATCAAATCTCCTTACCGTTGCTTCAGAAGCTGAGCGATGCAAACGTCGTCGGTTATGCCAACGACGTCGCGATGTTCGATTATTTCGCTCCGACGGAAACTAAATCCAATGCACTGGTCCTGCAGAGGCTGCAGAACCCCTCGGCATATATGCACCTACTCGTTGGCTCTTCTGGTGTGGGTAAGAGTGTGACCGCCTTAGGCGTTCTTCGGAGCCATGTCGCAAAGGGCGGTATCGGCTTGTGGCTCTCGTCGGAGGCCGTAGAACATTCGCTGAGTTTGTCGGATGCAATTCGAATCGTCCTGAGTGCGCTTCATCCAAAAATCGGAAGTGACGCAGGAACCGCCACCATCGCATTGGGCGCAGAGCATGGGCCAATCCTCTTGGTTGTCGACGATATCAACCGATCGAATGCGCCGATGCGTGCGATAAAGAAGCTGCTTAGCTGGTTGCGCCCCGATTCTTCGCAAACTACGGGGGTGCGTCTGATGGGCAGAGTGAAGGTCTTATGCCCACTTTGGGATTCCTATTGGTCTTCGATCAGTTCCGACGCAGAAATGAGCAGTTGGATAGACGTGCTGCATCTTACACGGTTTACGAGACCAGAAACTCTCGTCCTACTCAGAACGGCACAACGAGTATTTTCCGACATAGAGATCAATCGTTACGCTGACGCCCTAGAAGATGACCCGATTCTGGTTGGATTGTTTGTTCGCATGCTTCGTGTGTCCTCAAGCTCTCAACCGATGGAGCTGTGTTTTGATGCAATTGGCACTTTCATTCGAAGTTCCATGCGTGATTTGGCTTCAGTTAGAGGTGAGTCGGATGAATCGTATATCACCGCGATCGAAGAGCTTGCGCGCCAGATGGTGATACGCCGATCTTTCCATCCAAGCTGGGCCGAACTTCAGAATTGGTTTGCAGCAAGTGCTCTCAATCTCCAGCGCCTCGATTCGGTAGCGGCACAAGGACATATATGCAGAATCCGAGAGACAGGTACGCTTCGTGTCCTCGAGTTTCGACATGATCGTCTCCTTGAGTTCTGTATAGCGAACGCCCTCAAAGCGATCCTGCACGGGTCTTCAACTGACTGGACTCTTGCTTGTGATCCTTACTACGTTCCCTACCTAGGGCGGTGCTTGGCACGAAGCGAGTTTGGAAACGACGTCTTGACTCGTGTCGCGAAGGAAAGTCCCGCCGCGTTGGTCGCATCTCTGCGCTTTGTGACGCGCCCATTGAATGGCTATGGGCGGCAGCTAGTAGAACGAGCTGGGACCTGGCTTTCGGAGGCCCGGCGATCTTCCGCCCCGATGCGCCACGCTGTACAGCTGCTCCGGGAAGCTGAAACGCCATTCACCCTTGAAGTGACAGAGTCCCGAAAGAACGATCCACTTCTCTGGGATGCGAGACTGCGTTGCGGCGATGCTAGGGCAGGAGCCTTGACGCTCGCACGCGACTTTGCGCCTAGTTCGATTAACCACTGGTTCGAACAGTTGCTGAAGGAAGCGGATGAACAGCACCGAGATGAACTCGTGGCTGGAATTGTTGAGATATTGCAGAACGAGTTGAATGTTGGTCTGCTCAATGGTGCACTGACACTTGCTGGATATCTAGGCCTTGCAGCGTTGAAACCGGCGATCGCGTCCCTTTGGAGGCGCGCATCTGAGGACGCAAAGAAGCGAATTCTCATGCCGATTCTGTGGGCTGCTTTGCGTTGCGCTGGCGACCAACCATCAACGCTGCTTGCTCCGATCCTTGAGACGATCCTCCTTCTAGACGACAGCACAGAAAATCCGTCACGGCTAAGCGAACAAGCACGGTTCTTAACGGATGTCGGTTTCGCCGGAAGACATGGGTATTGTATTCCGGTTCTGCAATATCTGACCGAGATTGGGAAGGAGGAACGCTTTGAACGGGCTATCGTCGCAATTCTGGACCATGTCGACCATCCCGTGGCAATCCGCTTTCTCACGACCAGACTGGCATGGTGGAGGGAAAGGGCCCGGGGTCTCAGCCATTACGCGACGACATGGAAAGAAAACTGGGAGAGCAAGCATGGAGGCAACCCAATAAGTCCTGAATCGCTCGATGAATTTCAGCTCATCTGGACAGACCTGAAAGAGTCCGAATGGCTCCGGACGTATGCGTTCGCATGTTGGATTGAACTTGCTCCTGAAATCGAATTTCTTAAAGAAGTGCCGGACCTGTGCCCCGTGGATCGATCATCGCTTTTCAGCAGAGCTAGGGCTGGTGATCGCACTGCGACGAAAGAGTACTTGGCCTACCTAGAGCGAGATTGGCACTTTCTCTTCGTGATGCCCGAAATCTGGTCTTCAGAACTGATGCCAGTAGCTAGCGAATGGCTCTTGAAACTTGATGACATGTCCGACACAGACGACGGCGAGATGGAGCACGCCCTTGCAAGAATTATTCGGGACATTCCGGTTGCGGACGGCGAGATTTTGTTGGTGAAGCACTGGGATCAAGTGGGAAGACGCAAGGCGTTCGTCCAAGCAGCTTTACACGTTTCAACGGATCAGATGCGGCGGCTTGCACAATCGTCCATCGAAGGCTGGCGGGATGACGATGACCCTTTCGAACACATCGACCGGTACTTTTTTACGGGAGCCTACAAGATACGCCCCGACGACCGTTTGTCACTCCGGCAGCTCGAAGGTCTTGCTCCCTATGTCACTCGGCTTAGTTCTCAGACGCTCGGAGAACTGATTGATTTCTGTGGGAAGCGGGGATATTTCGCATTTATGCGTACTAGCCTCTTGCAGGAAGCGCGAAGTAGGCTTTCCCTGCCGGGACTCTCCGACCAGGAAGGTGCATGGCTCCGTCGGTCGATGCGCGATTGGGCTCCAACTTCGCAGGAGATAGCCGAGGAATTAGATCGTATTGGAGCGAATGAGGAACTCCACAAAGGTTTTCAGATCGAGATCATGCTTGAGCGGTTTCTCAAGGCGGATCAGCCGATTGAGCTTTTATTCAACTCGCTTGAGGCATGGCTTACAACGTCGCCAGATGCAACTCGTTTCGCAATCAGTTCAACCCTAGTCCGCTCTTGGGGCAAGCGAAACCACTTGGCGATCTTGGAAAACTGCTCGTTTGCTCAAAACTCTGCTGGCGAGGAAATGCTCGGAGACTCCCGCTACGACGTATTCAAACGGTCACTAGAATAA
- a CDS encoding HEPN domain-containing protein: MTAKEKRIIGADLKTLFSLKAFLVLNTIEEWKAVGLVHPTVRTDENSHPLSEAGISALRRITTIMENDPALRKACSQHEIALQVHTSYEGWIKRSLQPDADEFIQECAGSLMATVKERFHLVMLDGLELKDLDKVELGTISIYKPDMKLMSVVQFGGAITEDWIERDFSKGLWLIGKTEGSPEVSLERFDHQTLLVIGILAVCGAILYEGSIWRSHLRAGLSPHRQTMPTSIFRWDADGGDPTVSRLWGEDQKLPLDAKLIDYLREHCFLNQLSALSSEEEKTRLQQSIERALYWFADAHGDRNTTMRFVKLWSCVECFFAFQEENITEANARGMATILTFSGYQVWTVEDYSKMKSRLRDLYGLRSRAVHRAEFDEVQLVDLRDLSRWVAWLIISMTALAERGYRTLSQVKEQTDRLDAQMRGA, translated from the coding sequence GCGGTCGGCTTAGTTCATCCCACCGTCCGCACCGACGAGAACAGCCACCCACTCTCTGAGGCCGGAATCTCAGCACTGCGCCGAATCACGACCATCATGGAGAACGACCCGGCACTGCGAAAGGCTTGTTCGCAGCACGAGATCGCCCTACAAGTTCACACCAGCTACGAAGGATGGATTAAACGTTCACTCCAACCGGATGCCGATGAATTCATTCAAGAATGCGCAGGGAGCCTTATGGCGACGGTCAAGGAGCGATTTCATCTCGTAATGCTCGATGGATTGGAACTGAAAGATCTGGACAAAGTCGAGTTGGGAACGATTTCGATCTACAAGCCTGATATGAAGTTGATGAGCGTTGTCCAGTTCGGCGGGGCCATCACAGAGGATTGGATCGAACGAGACTTCTCTAAAGGACTGTGGCTAATCGGCAAGACAGAAGGAAGCCCAGAAGTCTCTCTGGAACGGTTCGACCACCAAACTCTTTTGGTGATTGGCATTCTTGCGGTGTGCGGAGCGATCTTATATGAGGGTTCGATCTGGAGATCGCACCTCCGGGCTGGCTTGTCGCCACACAGGCAAACGATGCCGACATCGATCTTCCGTTGGGATGCAGATGGTGGAGATCCGACTGTCTCCCGGCTTTGGGGAGAAGATCAGAAGTTGCCGTTGGATGCGAAACTAATTGACTACTTGAGGGAGCATTGCTTTCTCAATCAGTTGTCCGCTCTTTCATCCGAGGAAGAGAAAACGCGATTGCAACAGTCGATTGAGCGCGCCTTGTACTGGTTCGCAGATGCTCACGGCGACCGGAATACGACGATGCGCTTCGTCAAATTGTGGTCATGCGTGGAATGCTTCTTCGCATTCCAAGAGGAAAACATCACCGAAGCAAACGCACGTGGTATGGCCACGATTTTGACGTTTTCCGGTTATCAGGTTTGGACCGTAGAGGACTACTCTAAAATGAAGAGCCGATTGAGAGACTTGTATGGCCTACGATCCCGTGCTGTTCATCGTGCGGAGTTCGATGAAGTTCAACTCGTAGATTTAAGAGATCTTTCTCGATGGGTGGCGTGGCTCATCATCTCGATGACCGCTCTCGCAGAACGGGGTTATCGCACGCTCAGCCAGGTCAAAGAGCAGACGGATCGACTGGATGCACAGATGCGAGGCGCCTAG